The genomic interval CATATTTCAATACAAAATCAGGAATATGTTTGCGTATTGCTTCAGCAATTTCTTCTGGTTCAAAACTCATGCCGCTTAAATTATAAGCACAACGGTGTTTAATCTTATCTTCATCAGCTTCCATCAGCTTGATAATAGCCTCTATTGCATCATCCATGAACATCATGTCCATGTACGTACCTTTATCGATAAAGCTTGTATATTCACCTTTTCGTAAAGCATCAAAATAAATTTCTACTGCGTAGTCAGTCGTACCGCCGCCTGGTTCTTTTACATAAGAAATCAAGCCTGGGAAACGTACACTGCGTGTATCGACGCCGAATTTACTATTATAATATTCACATAATAATTCACCAGAAACTTTATTTACCCCATACATTGAAGTTGGACGTTGGATTGTTAATGCCGGTGTTTTATCTTTAGGTGTTGTAGGGCCGAATGCACCGATTGAACTTGGTGTGAAGAACTGCAAGTTATATTCACGTGATACCTCTAAAGCATTTACTAATCCGCCCATATTGATATTCCAAGCTAATAATGGGTTTTTTTCAGCTGTGGCTGATAGCAATGCTGCCATATGCATAAGCGCATCGGGTTTGAATTCTGATACGATTTCTTCCATGCGCGTAATATCTGTAACATCTAAAAGCGCAAACGGTCCATCTTTAATTGGAGAATCTGTTTCTGGCTCTCTGATATCTGTAGCTAAAACATTCTCTTCTCCATAAATTTCACGACATTTCAAAACAAGTTCTGTACCGATTTGGCCTAGTGCGCCAGTAATCATAATTCTTTCCATGAATTTCATCCCCTCATTTAAAGTTCATAGTAAAAACATGTTGTATTTCTGAGGTGTACATTCTGTTATTATTTAACTATATTCTACAATAATCACTCACTATTGTATATACCATATGTACAAAAATAAGTAAAGCGCTTACATTTTAAATTGCAAATTTCTCTTTATATATAAGTTTCAAAGTCTCTTAAATTTGAAAATGAAGCTTTTACAATTTTTTCCGTGCATATTGACGAAGGTTTTCATATCCCTCTTTCTCATAAAAGAAAGTAGCTGAAAGATTCTTATCCCAGTAATCTAACTCCACAGTTTTACATCCTTGCTGCTTTGCAAAATGTTCTGCAAATGCCATCAAAGCATGGCCATGGCCTTCTTGGCGATAATTGGGTTCAATACTTAATTGATGGATGTAAAGCGACTTCATTCCGTAACGAAAAGGTGTTTCCATTAATGAAACCACTTGAAACCAAATATAACCGACAGCTTCCTCCCCATGATAAACTGCATAGAAATACTGTTCTTCTCTTTCTAATAGTTTTTGAAAAAAATCTAAGCTGTCTAAGTAATTAAAAGGCTTAAAAATATCTGGATACGCTTTTGCGTGTATACTATGAACCGCTTCGTTCAATCTTGCTAAAACAGCAGCATCTCTGCATACTTTTATTTCCATTGTTTTCACCTTCTTTTATTGATTCGTCGATACAAGAAATCTTCTTACTATTTCCCCATCTACAACTGTACTTTCTAATTCCTTTGGATGAAACGCTAATATTGTTTTAGCAGATGCAATATTACTTTTATCACATGTCACAAGGGCATCACCTACATCATTTTGATTTAAAAATTCAAGCCCTTCTCTCAATAACTTTTTCGCATAACCTTGTCCTCGATAGTCAGGGCGAACTCCGTAACCGATATGACCGCCAATTCGTTTTAAGTGCTCATTAAGATAATGTCTTATATTGACCGCGCCTATAATCTCACCATTATCAAAAGAAAAAGAGTCGTATCAGGGACCGATTCTTTATTTAAATTACGCTGTTTCAATTCAGAAACTAGTTCACTATACGAAGCATAACGTTTGAGATCTATCGCAGTCGGTACGATTTGTTCTGTTTGCCAGGATTTGATATAAACATTAAAAGTGGCTTCGTCTGTTAATTTTAATTCACGCATTTCCATTATCACACGCCCCCCTTATTTAGTCGCTTATTGATTTGCCTCTATGTTATCATGATTTTAATAATTTCTTTAATCTAATACATATCATTAAGGGGGCTTTATCATGTGTACAAGTTTTACCTTTACTTCACAATATGATGCTGATTATCTTGGGCGGACAATGGATTTTTCGTTTCAATTGAATTCCTTTCCAAAAGTAATGCCTCGCGGTTATGAATGGGAAACTTCAAATGGCCGTACATTTGATTTGGAATACGGGTTTGTAGGTACCGCAATGACGACAAATGGTGTTGTATTTGCAGACGGCTTAAATGAACAAGGTTTATCAATTGCTGTTTTATACTATAGTGGAGAAGCTTCATACGCAACATCTACTTCCTCTAATAATATCAATTTAGAACCGGAAGAATTTATTATGTGGTTCCTCGGTATGAATAAATCAATTGCGGATTTAAAGGAGAATATCGATAAAGTGCGTATACTTAAACAAGTCAATCCAGCATTAGATAGAGTGCCTCCTTTACATTTTTTAGTGACTGATCAAACAGGACAAAGTGTTGTTATTACACCTATAGAGGGACAACTTATCGTACAAGATAATCCCGTTCAAGTATTGACAAATAACCCAAGTTTAGAATGGCATTATCAAAACCTTCGTCAAAATACAACGTTTAATGTAGAAGCACCTGCACCACAATTACTTGGTATGAAACACATTAAACCGATTGGAGTAGAAGCAGGCACAGAAAATCTTCCTGGAGGCTATACGTCACCTGCCCGTTTTGTCCGTGCTGCTTACTTCCGTCAATATATTGAAGATGCAGAAGATGAAAATAAGCGATTGAACAATATGTTCAAATTATTAGATACGGTTAGTGTTCCGCGCGGTATCATTCTTGAAGAAGGATTGCCGCATTATACACAGTATCAATGTGTAATGAATTGCAGTAATTTAAAATATTATTATCGCGATTATTATGGTTCTGATGTATTTACAATAGAATTAACTGATGATTTAGTTACAGCTGATGAACCTAAATCTTATACCGTAAAACCAAGTTTGAAATTTGTAAATCTAAATGAAGAAGAAGCAGATGCCTAATCTTCATTTAAAAATAGTTGTTAATACTAAAAAGAACTTTACTATCAAACACAAAACAGGACCGTTCAATCAAATGAATGGTCCTGTTTCACATTTCTATTTAGAAAAATTTATTAAATTACACCTAATTCTTTACCAACTTTTTCATAAGCTGATAATGCTTCGTCTAACATTTCTTTTGTGTGTGCTGCTGTAGGCATGTTACGTACACGACCTGTGCCGCGCGGTACAGTTGGGAACACGATAGATTTCACATACACGCCTTCATCTTTCAAACGTTTACTGAATTCTTGTGTTTTCTTTTCATCCCCAATAATAACTGGAGTAATCGGTGTTTCAGAATCGCCGATATCATAACCTAGTTTTTTCAAACCATCTTTAAGATAATTTGCATTATCCCATAATTTATCATGTAATTCAGTAGAATTCATTAATTTTCTTACCGCTGCAATAATAGCTGCTGAAGATTCTGGAGTTAATGACGTTGAGAATAAGAATGGACGTGATTGTACTTTCAACCAATCAATCAATTCTTGTGTACCTGCAACATAACCGCCTACTACCCCTATTGCTTTAGATAATGTACCAATTTGGAAATCGATTTTATCTTGTAAGCCGAAATGTTTTACAGTACCTGCACCTTTACCCATTACACCAGAGCCATGTGCATCATCAACATAAGTAATTAAACCGTATTCTTCCGCAATTTCAACGATTTCAGGCAATTTTGCAACATCGCCATCCATGCTGAAAACACCATCAGTGATATACATTACCTTATTATATTGACCTGATTCTACAGCTTCTTTCGCTTTTTGACGCAAGTCATCCATATCTGAATGGTTAACTCGAATGATTTTAGCTTTAGACAAACGGCAACCATCAATAATAGAAGCATGGTTCAATTCATCAGATAAAATCGCATCATTTTTATTCATAACCGCTGAAATAGCTGCCATATTACAGTTAAAACCAGATTGATAAGCAACAGCAGCTTCTGTACCTTTGAATTCTGCTAATGTTTCTTCTAATTCATCATGAATATCTAATGTACCGTTGATAGTACGAACAGCACCTGCGCCGACACCGTATTTATCTACTGCGTCTTTCGCAACTTGTTTTAAATCTTCATTTGTTGCTAGACCTAAATAGTTATTTGAAGATAAGTTGATATAGCGCTTCCCAGCAATTGTAATTTCTGGACCATTTGCACCTTCTACTGTATCAATTTCATTGTAAAGGCCATTGTCTTTCAAATACTGAATATTTTCATCTAGAAAGCTGTGTAGTGATTGAACCATTGTAAGTGGGTCCCCCCTTGTTTATTAAATTCACATCTATCATAACCCATTTTTTTAGAATATAAAAGCTGATAATTACCAAATCGCATTAAATTGACTTTTTAGAAACTCTTCTGCTTTTATAGGATAAGGTTTATGGAACACATAACGTGCTATAATATGTACATCTATACTTTTATAAAGGGGTTGAAACCAATGATTAACTGGTATCAGCTTGCACATGATAAAGAAAAAACGATGATCCAAATTAGACGACATCTACATCAATACCCCGAATTATCTTTCGAAGAAAGTCATACACATGATTATATTGTTAATCAGTTAGAACAACTTTCATGTGAAATTCGTCGTCCGGTTGGAAAAAATGGGATTGTAGCAACATTCAAAGGTCAAGGTGATGGTCCTACTATTGCTTTACGTGCAGACTTTGATGCATTGCCGATTACAGAACTTAATGACAAACCTTACCGTTCTAAGAATGAAGGATGTATGCATGCGTGCGGTCATGACGGCCACACTGCTATTCTTTTAGGTGTTGCTGAAATTATAAATGAGCACCTTGCCCATCTGAATGGAAATGTTGTTCTGATTTTTCAGTATGGTGAAGAAATTGTCCCTGGAGGCGCACAACAAATGATTGACGATGGCTGTTTAGATGGTGTTGATAGAGTTTACGGCAATCATTTATGGAGCGGTTATCCAACAGGTATTATCTATTCGCGTCCCGGTGCAATGATGGCATCTCCTGATGAATTCACTGTAAAAATCACTGGAAAAGGCGGCCATGGTGCAAAACCGCATGAAACAATCGACCCGATTGTTATTTTGGCTGAATTTATCTTAAGTGCTCAAAAAATTGTTTCTCGCACTGTAGATCCAATTAAACAAGCTGTTGTGACTTTTGGGATGATTCAAGCCGGTGCATCAGACAGTGTGATTCCTGATTCGGCTATTTGCAAAGGAACTGTGCGTACTTTTGATCCAGATGTGCAAACACATATTATGAATAAATTAGATAAACTATTACAAGGTTTAGCAGTTGCGAATGATATCGAGTACGATTTAGCCTATGAACGCGGATATGTCCCTGTGCATAATAATCCTCAAGCTTATGAAGTTGTGAAAGAAGCAGCTAATGACTTGAACTTAAGATTTACTGAGGCAGATATGATGATGGTAGGAGAAGATTTCTCTGCTTACCAACGTGTAAGACCGGGTGCTTTCTTTTTGACTGGCTCTGGAAATGCGAGTAAGGGAACAGATCATCCACATCATAGTCCCTATTTTGACATTGATGAAGCAGCGTTGAAATATGCAGCGAGTGAGTTCTTAAAAATATTAGAATTAGAAGATGTTATAAAGACTGAAAGATTATAAAAAATATAGAAACGGAGACCTTGGTAGAAGGTTTCCGTTTTAATTTTGACATAAAAAAAGAGCCCCTCAATGAGGAGCTCTCTATTAAAAGTCAACTAAAGTTATAGTTGAAAATTATTGTTGGATTTCAGTAACAACGCCTGATCCTACAGTACGTCCACCTTCACGGATAGAGAAACGAGTACCGTCTTCGATAGCGATTGGAGAAATCAATTCAACAGTCATTTCTACGTTATCGCCAGGCATAACCATTTCAGTACCTTCTGGTAAGTTAACAACACCAGTTACGTCAGTAGTACGGAAGTAGAATTGTGGGCGGTAGTTAGTGAAGAATGGAGTATGACGTCCACCTTCATCTTTAGATAAAACATAAACATCAGCTTTAAATTTAGTGTGTGGAGTAATAGAACCAGGAGCTGCTAATACTTGTCCACGTTGTACGTCTTCACGTGCAACACCACGTAATAAAGCACCAATGTTGTCACCAGCTTCAGCGTAGTCTAATAATTTACGGAACATTTCTACACCTGTAACTGTTGTTTTCATGCTTTCTTCAGTGATACCGATGATTTCAACTTCTTCACCGACTTTGATTTGACCACGTTCAACACGGCCTGTAGCTACAGTACCACGACCAGTGATTGAGAATACGTCCTCAACTGGCATCATGAATGGTTTATCAGAGTCACGTTCTGGAGTTGGAATGTAGTCATCAACTGCTTGCATTAAGTCTAAGATTTTTTGTTCGTATTCAGCATCGCCTTCTAAAGCTTTCAATGCAGAACCAACGATTACTGGTACATCGTCACCAGGGAAGTCGTATTCAGATAATAAGTCACGAACTTCCATTTCAACTAATTCTAATAATTCTTCATCGTCAACCATGTCAGCTTTGTTTAAGAATACAACTAAAGCTGGCACACCAACGTTACGTGATAACAAGATGTGTTCACGAGTTTGTGGCATTGGACCATCTGCAGCAGATACTACTAAGATACCGCCGTCCATTTGAGCAGCACCAGTGATCATGTTTTTAACATAGTCAGCGTGTCCTGGGCAGTCAACGTGAGCATAGTGACGTTTGTCAGTTTGATACTCGATGTGTGAAGTATTGATTGTAATACCACGTTCTTTTTCTTCTGGAGCGTTGTCAATCATGTCGTATGATTGTGCTACAGTGTCACCATTTTTTGCTAATACAGTTGCAATTGCAGCTGTTAAAGTTGTTTTACCATGGTCAACGTGACCGATAGTACCAATATTGGCATGTTCTTTTGAGCGATCGAATTTTTCTTTAGCCATTATGAAATCTCTCCTCTTCTTAATAAAAAGTTATTTAATTTATCTCTCATGATAGTTTCTCACCATCATGAGAGCTTTATTTTTGAGTTGTTTAAAGGACTAATTCCTTTATAAAGCATTTGCATGAAAAAATCAATTCAGGAACCCTACCAAAGATTTCTTGGTTGTGATCCTAAAGATGAATTTAATTATTCACCTTTATTTTTCTTGATGATGTCTTCTGCAATTGACTTAGGTACTTCTTCATAGTGATCGAAGTACATAGTGTAAGTTCCGCGACCTTGAGTGTTAGAACGTAATGAAGTTGCGTAACCGAACATTTCTGAAAGTGGTACGAATGCACGAACCATTTGAGCGTTACCGCGAGCTTCCATACCATCTACGCGTCCACGACGAGATGTTACGTCACCCATGATGTCACCCATGTATTCTTCAGGCATTAAGATTTCAACTTTCATCATTGGTTCTAAGATTACTGGATCTGCAACTTTAGCAGCTTCTTTAAGTGCTAATGAAGCAGCGATTTTGAAGGCCATTTCAGATGAATCGACATCATGGTAAGAACCATCGTAAAGCTTAGCTTTAACGTCGATTAATGGATAACCAGCTACTACACCGTTTTCCATAGCATCTTTAAGACCAGCTTCAACTGATGGAATGTATTCACGAGGAACTACACCACCGACGATAGCGTTTTCGAATTCGAAACCTGCGCCGACTTCGTTCGGAGTGAATTCAATATGAACATCACCATATTGACCACGACCACCAGATTGACGAGAGAATTTACCTTGAACTTTAGCTGGTGTTTTGAATGTTTCACGGTATGAAACCATTGGTGCACCAACGTTAGCTTCAACGTTAAATTCTTTTTTCATACGGTCTACAAGGATATCTAAGTGAAGCTCACCCATACCACCGATGATAACTTGTCCAGTTTCTTCATCAGTATGTGCATGGAATGTTGGGTCTTCTTCTTGTAGTTTAACTAAAGCTTGAGTCATTTTATCTTGGTCAGCTTTAGATTTTGGTTCTACTGATAAGTGAATAACAGGTTCTGGGAATTCCATTGATTCCAAGATAATGTCATTTTTCTCACCACATAAAGTGTCACCAGTACCAGTTTCTTTAAGACCTACCGCAGCAGCGATATCTCCTGAGTAAACTGTGCTGATTTCTTTACGAGTGTTTGCGTGCATTTGTAATAAACGACCTACACGTTCACGTTTGTCTTTAGTAGAGTTTTTAACGTATGAACCTGAATTTAAAGTACCAGAGTACACACGGAAGAATGTTAATTTACCAACATATGGGTCAGTCATAACTTTAAATGCTAATGCAGCGAAATCTGCATCATCATCAGGTGGTGCGATAACTTCTTCATCAGGGTTATCAGCATGATGACCAACGATTGCTTTAACATCTAATGGTGAAGGCAAGTAGTCAATTACTGCGTCTAACATTAATTGAACACCTTTGTTTTTGAATGCAGTACCGCAAAGTACAGGATAGAATTCAATATCCAAAGTAGCTTGACGGATTGCTGCTTTTAATTCATCAACAGTGATTTCTTCACCTTCAAGATATTTTTCCATTAAGTCTTCATTAGCTTCAGCAACAGCTTCGATCAATGATTCGCGAGCTTCTGCTGCTTTGTCTTTGTAGTCATCTGGAATTTCAATTTCAACAACTTCTTCACCGAAGTCGCCGTTATATTGATAGCATTTCATTGTTACTAAATCAATGATTGCTTCAAATTCGTCTTCTGCACCGATTGGTAATTGAATCGGTTGTGCATTCGCTTGTAAACGGTCATGTAAAGTGCTTACTGAATATTCGAAGTTAGCACCTAATTTGTCCATTTTGTTAACGAATACGATACGTGGAACGCCATAAGTTGTAGCCTGACGCCAAACTGTTTCAGTTTGTGGTTCAACACCTGATTGAGCATCAAGTACTGTTACAGCACCATCAAGTACACGTAAAGAACGTTCAACTTCTACAGTGAAGTCTACGTGTCCTGGTGTATCGATGATGTTTACACGATAATCATGCCATTGTGCAGTTGTAGCTGCAGATGTGATTGTGATACCACGGTCTTGTTCTTGTTCCATCCAGTCCATTTGTGAAGCCCCTTCGTGAGTTTCACCAATTTTATGGATACGGCCAGTATAGTACAAGATACGTTCAGTAGTCGTAGTTTTACCAGCGTCAATGTGAGCCATGATACCAATGTTACGAGTTTTTTCCAAAGAAAAGTCTCTAGCCATTGTATTGTTTCTCCTTCCAGTAATTACTGAGTAAATACTTTGATATGGCGATGCCCTAAGCAAGCCTTTGGATGTATACCAAATGGAACAAGCTCAGGGTTAAACCGTTAATCTTACCAGCGATAGTGTGCGAATGCTTTGTTAGCTTCAGCCATTTTATGAGTGTCTTCACGTTTCTTAACTGCGCCACCTGTATTGTTAGCTGCATCTAAGATTTCGTTAGCTAAACGTTCTTCCATAGTTTTTTCACCACGAAGACGTGAATAGTTAACTAACCAACGTAAACCTAAAGTAGTACGACGTTCTGGACGAACTTCTACTGGTACTTGGTAGTTAGAGCCACCTACACGGCGAGCTTTAACTTCTAATACTGGCATAATGTTGTTGATAGCTTCTTCGAAAACTTCGATTGCATCACGACCGCTGCGTTCTTGAACGATGTCGAATGCTGAATAAAGAATTCTTTGAGCTGTTCCGCGTTTACCATCTAACATGATTTTGTTAATCAATTTAGTCACTAACTTAGAGTTGTGAATTGGATCTGGTAAAACGTCTCTTTTTGGTACTGATCCTTTACGAGGCATAATCAGAGTCCTCCCTTCATATTATAGTATAATTTCACAATTTATCTCGAAAATTTACGCAATCTTAAACTTATTTTTTAGGACGTTTTGTACCGTATAATGAACGGCTTTGCATACGACCTTCAACACCTGAAGTATCAAGTGCACCACGAACGATATGGTAACGCACACCAGGTAAGTCTTTTACACGACCTCCACGTACAAGTACAACACTGTGCTCTTGTAAGTTATGACCGATACCAGGGATATATGCGTTAATTTCGATGTTGTTTGACAAACGAACACGAGCATATTTACGCAATGCTGAGTTAGGTTTTTTAGGTGTCATTGTACCAACACGAGTACATACGCCACGTTTTTGTGGTGAGTTCAAGTCAGTAAATTGTTTTTTCATACTATTGAAACCTTTGTTCAAAGCAGGTGAATCTGATTTCTTCGCTTTGCTTTTTCTAGGTTTGCGCACTAATTGGTTAATAGTTGGCATTTAAGATGTCCTCCTCTCCTGTTTTATAATCCCACACATCCAGGTGGTTCATTTTTAGAGTAAATAAAATTTAGTAAGCATACACTTACTAATTCTCATTTCAATAGAGCAACGATAGCTGCGTCTACGTTTATACCTGCATATTCTCCTAAAGCCTTCTTGCTTTCGAAAAAAGAAACAGGCGTTTCACTATGATTGATCTTACTTAATACGTCTGAAAGCAAATAAACTTCAACGTCTTGAGCAATAATCAATGATGTAACTTGGTTTTTATTGAGTGCTTTAAGCGTCTCTCTCAAACCAACAACACTATGGTGTTTGTTAAAGCGTGCAACTTTTTCATTAGACATTGACTATCCTCCAAAGCTTTGCTTGCATCAACCTTAACTATAATAACACTTATCATAGCGTTCGTCAACACTATTGTTATCATATTGCTCACTTTTCTTATATTAACAAATCTGTGCCGCAAGTCAACTTTTTCTATTATTTTTTGCTCTTAATTTTAGTATGCAAAAGTAGACCTAATGATTGCTGATTTGTTTTTACTCTATTCTTCTTTATCTAATTTGATTCCTTTTTCCTTGCTTTCTTTTTCTTCATATAAAACGAGTTGTTCTTTATCAAATTCATAATTGAATTTTAAAGATTCGCCATCTTCTTCAAAAGTAATTGCTTTTTTATCTGTATCGATTTTCCCTTTGATTTCTACTGGTGCTCCAAAAGGTTCTACAATAAGACGCGCTGTTTTTTTCTCGTCATTTGCAACCAAAGTTACATGTTCCTTTTTATTTACGTATTTGCCGTCTACTTTATTGCCACATGCTGCTAATAGTATAACAAGCAACAGACTTAATCCTAACAGTTTTCTCATGATGCTGCCCCCTGGTGAATATTTTACTATTACATAAAAAGATTACACAATAATGATATATTAATATTCAGTTTAAAACAATATTAAATAGTGATTTTTGTTTTGATAAAAAAAGCCAATGCATGCTTCTCAAATAGAGAAGCAGCATTGGCTTAATCTAACAAAATCTATTTATCGTTTTATTGTTGCGGTGCATCAGATGCAGCAATTTCTTCAATTGCTTCTTCAACCATTGGATCGACATGTTTATCGTATTTAGCATCGCTATAACGTCTCATGCCTGTACCAGCAGGAATTAATTTACCGATAATAACATTTTCTTTAAGTCCTAGTAAGTCGTCACGTTTACCTTTGATTGCAGCATCTGTAAGAACACGAGTTGTTTCTTGGAATGATGCAGCAGACAAGAAGCTTTCTGTTTCAAGAGACGCTTTAGTAATACCAAGCAATACTGGTTTAGCAGTTGCTGGACGTTTACGCTCTTTAAATGCTTCACGGTTCGCATCTGTAAAGTTGTGGATGTCCACAAGTGAACCTGGTAATAATTTAGTGTCACCAGCTTCGATAATACGAACTTTACGTAACATTTGACGTACCATTACCTCAACGTGTTTATCATCGATTTCAACACCTTGCATACGGTAAACTTTTTGAACTTCTTTAAGCAAGTAGCTTTCTGTTGCATTTAAGCCGGCTACTGATAAATAGTTCTTAGGTTCGATTGAACCTTCAGTTAAGACTTCACCACGTTCAACATGTTGTCCTTTTTCAACTTTCAAGCGTGAAGTACCTGAAGCAAGATAAGATCTTGTTTCATTTGCACCTTTAATCACGATTTCTTGTTGACGGTCTTTCGCAAGTTTAATATCTTCAACAGTACCTTCAATGTCAGTAATTACTGCTTGACCTTTAGGGTTACGTGCTTCGAAGATCTCTTGGATACGTGGAAGACCTTGTGTAATATCGCTTCCGGCTACCCCACCTGTATGGAATGTACGCATTGTAAGCTGTGTACCAGGTTCACCGATTGATTGTGCAGCAATTGTACCAACTGCTTCACCAACTTCAACTTTTTCACCAGTTGCAAGGTTTTTACCATAACATTTTTCACAAACACCGTGACGTGTGTTACATGTAAATGCTGAACGGATATACATTTGCTCAATACCAGCATCTGTAATACGTTTTGCAATTTCTGGTGTGATTAATTGGTCTGGTTCAACTAATACTTCATTTGTTTCAGGGTGACGTACAGTTTCTTTAGA from Staphylococcus condimenti carries:
- the rpsL gene encoding 30S ribosomal protein S12, with product MPTINQLVRKPRKSKAKKSDSPALNKGFNSMKKQFTDLNSPQKRGVCTRVGTMTPKKPNSALRKYARVRLSNNIEINAYIPGIGHNLQEHSVVLVRGGRVKDLPGVRYHIVRGALDTSGVEGRMQSRSLYGTKRPKK
- a CDS encoding ribosomal L7Ae/L30e/S12e/Gadd45 family protein, which produces MSNEKVARFNKHHSVVGLRETLKALNKNQVTSLIIAQDVEVYLLSDVLSKINHSETPVSFFESKKALGEYAGINVDAAIVALLK